From one Eptesicus fuscus isolate TK198812 chromosome 3, DD_ASM_mEF_20220401, whole genome shotgun sequence genomic stretch:
- the GPR160 gene encoding probable G-protein coupled receptor 160, translating to MTLLSSENCSSQYQLHQTSQLLDGNCLLILIILGKILLNILTLGMRRKNTCQNFMEYFCISLAFMDLLLLVNISIISYFRDFVLLDIRFTKYHICLFTQIISFTYGFLHYPVFLIAWIDYYLNFSKTNLPFKCQKLFYFFTVISIWILVFAYVLGDPDIYQNLKAQNVYPYQCPFYVSIQSYWLSFSMVMILFMAFITSWSEVITLVQAIRITSYMNETVLYFPFSSHSSCTVNSKKTLLPKFIVCFLGTWLPFVLLQIIILLFKVQIPAYIEMNIPWLYFVNSFLIATVYWFKCHKFNLRDIALPVDPFVNWKCCFTAPAIHDPEQIEKPTSIITC from the coding sequence ATGACTCTGCTTTCTTCAGAGAACTGCTCTTCTCAGTACCAGTTACATCAAACAAGTCAGCTCCTAGATGGTAACTGTCTGCTAATCTTGATTATACttggaaaaatattattaaatatcctCACACtgggaatgagaagaaaaaacacCTGTCAAAATTTTATGGAATATTTTTGCATTTCACTAGCATTCATGGACCTTTTACTCTTGGTAAACATTTCCATTATATCCTATTTCAGGGATTTTGTACTTTTAGACATTAGGTTTACTAAATACCACATCTGCTTGTTTactcaaattatttcttttacttacGGCTTTTTGCATTATCCAGTTTTCCTGATAGCTTGGATAGATTATTATCTGAATTTTTCTAAAACCAACCTTCCATTTAAGtgtcagaaattattttatttctttacagtaATTTCAATTTGGATTTTAGTGTTTGCTTATGTTTTGGGAGATCCAGATATCTACCAAAACCTGAAGGCACAGAATGTTTATCCTTATCAATGTCCTTTCTACGTCAGCATTCAAAGTTACTGGCTGTCATTTTCCATGGTGATgattttatttatggctttcaTAACTTCTTGGTCAGAAGTTATTACCTTGGTACAGGCTATTAGGATAACTTCCTACATGAATGAGACTGTCCTATATTTCCCCTTTTCATCCCATTCTAGTTGTACTGTGAACTCTAAAAAAACACTCTTGCCCAAGTTCATTGTCTGTTTTCTCGGTACATGGTTACCGTTTGTACTACTTCAAATAATTATCCTTTTATTTAAAGTACAGATTCCAGCATACATTGAGATGAACATTCCGTGGTTGTACTTTGTCAATAGTTTTCTCATTGCTACAGTTTACTGGTTTAAATGTCACAAGTTTAATTTAAGAGACATTGCATTACCTGTGGATCCATTTGTCAACTGGAAATGCTGCTTCACTGCACCTGCAATTCATGATCCTGAGCAAATTGAAAAGCCTACATCAATTATAACTTGTTAA